The Silene latifolia isolate original U9 population chromosome X, ASM4854445v1, whole genome shotgun sequence genome contains the following window.
GCTTAGGACTCAGTTTGTTTCACTGGTCTTCTCTGTGTATCAaataattctttaattatttcATCATGATGATATACTACAGATCGGTGTCTCAGCTGGGCCAGAATGTAAAGCTGCATTACAAGAAGTTACCCATCTTGTTGAAGAAGGAATGAAGACTAATGAGATAGCATTAAAGTCATCCTTTGGTGCTTCTGAGGTTAGATCTCGTAATGCATCATGAAATTGGTTTATTGTTTTTCAAAAGGCAGTTTAGGAATCATATCTATCATATTTTCTTATTACGTTTCTGGCTTGGCTACTGACGTTTTGAAATTCATCATCTGACGTTTTCGCTTTTGATATTCTTATTAGCTGAAAATTGATGGCGACTTCCTATATTTTCTGGCTGATGCTGCAGTTATAGCGGTAGGATTTATCTACAATTCATTAGTTCCATACTGTATTCTCTTGTGCCTATTCACTATGTCAACGAGACACTTTTTTAAACCCTGCAGTTTCAATATGGAAATCCAGATAAGTTGTGCACTCCTcttgttgaagctaagaaggctGGTCAAGATTTGGTGGTATGTTTTCTCCCCTTTTGTTTATATCTTCTAGTGTATAggatatattgtatatacttttaCTCTCGTCTTATCTTCTTGGTATCACAAAATCTATTTAAGAATTGTGCATATCTTTGCAAATTTTACATTGATAATTCAGTTTCCTGTCAAACATTTAAATCTATCGGTGTCAAACTGTCGCATGCTCTTCAGTTAACAACTGAATTAAGCACACTACTTAAATCTTGAATCAAAAGAGATTGTTTTATCCACAACGGTCGATGTTGTCACTTCACCCTTGCATCTCTAGTTTCTCTACTGTGTTTATACATCTCATTTACATTATGCAGAGTGCTTATGCTTCATACGTCAATGACTATTATGTTGGAAGCTTTGGTGCAACTGTCAAAACATATAACCAAGAGTACTTGAAGAACACTACTGGCAGTGAACATAATTCTGATAGATTATGGTGGTTCCAAGTTTGCAGCGAAGTCGCATATTTTCAGGTGGCTCCAGCAAATGATAGCATTCGATCATCAAAAGTTGACTTAAGGTGGTTTCAATTCTCGTGCAAATGCATGCTCCTATGCCTACTTCTATATCTATGCTCATTTGGTACTATGGATGGCTAGGGCTATTTTACTCAATATTGAATTAAATTTTAGACTGGGGACTCATCCTAAAATGAGGATAAGGTGGACACTTCTATAAAAAATAAATACATTTATGAAGTTGTAATATATTTGTATATTTAAAAAGTGAAGTTAAGAAATGCTTGGACAGCAAGGCTTTAAAATTTAAATCGTTAAATATCATACAAAGACCTCATACAGAGTCTCTTCCTCAACTTTTGTCATCCGAGCCTACCCTCTTGCCTATTCTAGGAGAAGTGTCAGATAGGTTAGGGTCGGGTGCGGGCCCCATAGTCCATATACATATTCTTGAGTATGGTATCGGACACGGGAGTGGCCCAAAAATCAGTGTTCAGTTAACACAGTGGCTAGATGGTGGCCACTGCCACTAAAAACTTGTGGCGACGTTACTTTCTAATTACATAAATGGTTTACATGCAGATACCATTTGGACCTTTGCAAGAATGTTTTTGGAGATACGGTATACCCTGTTGTTGAGGAAACTAACTTATACTACGGAGGCTTGCGGATAGCTGGTCTGTTTACTCGCCTTTTATAATTATATGCTGGTATATCGTATATGGACCTGATGTTTTACACTCATTCCCTCGTCTGATTTAAATTGGTGTTTTGTGCTTCTTATATCTGACAGGTACCAAGATAGTGTTTGCAAATGGCTCACAAGACCCTTGGCGACACGCATCAAAACAGATTTCATCGTCAGACTGTGAGTATCTGCCTCTGTAGTGTGGACTTTCATTTATTATAACTATGAAATATCCGACCTTATAATCTTATATGTACGAGATCGGGCACGCCTGTTGTAATAGAGCCCTTGCCATCATATGGTAAATCTTATAAACAATCGTATATCTTGTGGGGTCAAGTATTTTCCATCTTTCTTCTAGTATCTGCTTCTGattcttttgtttttttaaaattttcagtGCCTTCTTATCTCATCACATGTCAAAACTGTGGCCATTGCGTTGACTTCCGGGGTTGCCCTCAATCACCATTGAGTATTGAAGGTATGTTTTTTTATGAAACACAATTGTCTTCTCTTGCCGTTTACTTTGGCATCAAGTTACTGTACGATTCCAAGCCTAAACGTATTTCAATTCATTCAGGTGACTCTAAAGGTTGCAGCTCTCCTGATGCTGTCAACAAAGTCAGACAACAAATTACAGAGCATATGGACCTGTGGCTTTCTGAGTGCCAAGATGGCGATGCTAGTGGGCGTTGGAGTGCCATCTAACTCCCCAATATCAAGATCCTCTTAGAGTCGGAAATACTTTTACAGAAGTCTGTCTCATGTACTTGCTTGTATCTTAAACGGCATGTCTTCCTTCCTCATAACTATATTCTTGCATTTCTGCATCTTTATTGTGTACAATTGTAACTCAGTAACTGGAATAGAAGGAATCAAATAAGCCTCATGTAGGTGGGTTACTCACAGGTTAGTTAATTATAGTGTTCGATATCTATTTATCCGGAATGTTAAAGATTGTAAATGTTTACAAAATTTCAAAAGCTTAGATATTGCTTCATTTGCCTTAAATATAGCTTTATTTCACCGAGAATGGAAATCGTTGCTTCATTTCCTTTAACTGTCGTTTCATTTTGCTTTTTGTTTGCCGCTTTCTTATTATTGCCTTTTTCCGACATTTTGTGACCACGTTTGATGTGTTATCTTCTGCTTGTCCGGTACTGCTTTTTTGACAGTCCTCTGGCTTTTTAGCCTAATTAAAACTACTTGTCGGAAAAAGTCATTTCATAAAATCATAGAGTAAACCGTAGTAAAAATATGGGAGAAAATACAGAAAGGGTAAAAATACAACATTTGCTTCATATACAAATCTTGGTCTCAATGCTCGGTTTAGTAAGTGTAGCCTTTGACAAACATTCCTTCGTTGGCCTCATCGGACTCTCCTTCGCCAGTGTACTTTCCAAGCTGAGCAAGGGAGTTGGCCTTTGCACGGGCCAGCAATGTCTCCTGAGCGGCCTGCACGTTCTCAGCCCTTCCTCCCCATGTCTTAAGGCAAGTGTTTTGAAGAGCTCTAGCATAAGAAAACGATACGTGCCATGGGTTTGGTGCTTGGTTCATCGCGTTCAAGTTCAGGGTTGCTTCCATTTCAGATTGTCCTCCAGACAAAAACTACACCACATGATTGAAGCACAAAGGTTAGTTCATTAGTTATATCCTTTAATCTTTATCTTTTAGCTGCATGACCTGTTCtttgattttttaggagagagaaattaataaaaaatgaatgaaacttaccaaaaaaggaaagagtgaagataatcaaacttgtgtgaaagagggaagataatagggTACTTGCCATGATTCCGGGAACAGCTGGAGGAATGCGTTGGCGGAGAAGGTTGAGGGTGTAACTAGCGACCTGTTCGGGGGTAGCCTTGTCTTTGCACTCCGCACCAGGAGTGACCATGCTGGGTTTCAGGAGGATACCTTCATACATGACGTTGTTCTCGGCCAGGTAGTAGAAAACCTCAGCCCACACTTGTTTCGCTACCTCAAATGTCCTATCTATCCCATGTTCACCATCCAACATGATTTCTGGTTCTACTATTGGAACCAGTCCATTGTCCTGCATGCATTTCCCCGTAAACCAGTTAATTAAAGATTATTAAGGATGTCAAATTTCTGTTACTCGAGTATTCTTTGGAGTTGGCATATGACGATAGAGAAATGAGTGATTACCTGAGAAATAGCAGCATAGCGGGCAAGACCCCAAGCTGCTTCCTTCACAGCTAGTGCAGATGGGCCATTCGGAATGCTAACTACTGTGCGCCTTCATGAATATCAGCATTACAGGTCAGTAAAGCATTCCGAACTGAGCATGTTTCTATTACATTTTTTCATTTCTTGGTGTAAAAGGCGCTATAAGGCACTTTTAGCGCTAATAACTTATTGGAAGACCGTCTTTCCCTAATCTAGCCGGTATTTACATTGGCTATCCAACGGTGTATAAACAAACCAAGAAACAATATAGAAAGAGAATGGTGATTACCATTTGGCGAACCGCGCACCCTGCTGGTAGTAAGCAGCAGAGCGAGATGCTAGCCCATCAAGACCTTGGCACCATGACTCGTTGTTGGACCCAGCCAAGGGAACCAAACCCTAAAACAACTGAGTCAGTCAAGAATTGAAAGAATAAGCATTTAGAAGTCGTAAATGTCTGCTTGAGATGATGCTTACCTTGTCAACCTTAATACCAGGCACAATGTTCTGCTCAATGAGAACATCAACCATCTTTTTGCCTTCAGTAGTTGACTGATAGAGTGTCTCCTCGAAAAGGATAGCTCCAGAGATGTACTGTCCAAGCCCTGGGGCTGAAACTAGCAGGGTTCTGTACGCTTGGCGGTTTGCCTCAGTGTTTTCTAACCCGATTGAGTCAAGACGCTTCCCGCAGGTTGCGTTTGATTCATCCATGGCCAAGATTCCGCGACCTGGTGATGCAATCGATTTCTGCAGGCCCATGAAACATGGATAAGAAAAATCAGAGCCCTAGCAGACAAGCTGCAATTCATATGCATGTATAGACGGGATTTGAACCCAGGTCATGAGCACCTCCTCTCATGACTTTACCTACTAAGCTAGTTGACATCTGCCAAACAACTGTCTCGATATGTAAAAGTAACAAACAGAAAACGTAAAGAGTAAGACATACCGCGGTTTTGACAAGCTCATCAGCATAGCTAGCTTTAACAGAGAGCGAAGACGAGGCAGAAGGCAAGCACTTAGCGACAGACAAAGACGAGACTTGGCGAAGGGACTGACCCTTAACCCAATCAGACTTGTCCAACTTAGTTGGGGATGCCTTAAGGAGAGAAGCTGATGTTGCTGCCATTTTTTTTTTACAGGCTAAACTGATATTATCACAACAGTTGTATAAAATGCCTGTTGCCTATTATTTCCTTATCTTTCTCTCAGTCTTACTCTCTTACCTTTCTTCTCTACCACATGCACTTCATTTTATAGCTCCTTTGTCTCAAGcttgagatataccctttgaggCTGTTATACTTCAGCCAATCATAGCCCTACACCTTGGATCATGTTTTCTTCCTATTTTTTTTTATCCTCATACTAACACTTTTTTTTATCCTGTACATCCATTTTTTACCAGTGACACCAGTGATAGGCATGAGAGCGGATAAACCTATGTTACTCAGACTCGTTCAGAGGTATAAGAAATGGTTGTATGTCCAAGTGTTAAACTCGGCTATTTTTATGAAAAATCCGCATATTTTGGCTAAAAAGGAAGAGTCCAAGTGTCGTGCCCAGGTTTAAGTGTCGAGTGTTAGACACGGGTACGCGGAGGAAGTAGAAGGGATCAAGTGTTTCATGTTCCCTATTTCTTTCCAACTCAATATCGACAATTTCATGTTAAGAGTGATATGAAACACCAAATGAGACGGAGAATCTGGTTTTAATATACATGATCTGGATGAATCATCTAGCATCAA
Protein-coding sequences here:
- the LOC141622386 gene encoding putative serine protease EDA2 — encoded protein: MVMPFFFKYPLLLLLLLLLLIITQISVSYAYLTSRLLNNGNYYVTTEQHWFNQTLDHFSPYDHRQFEQRYYEYLDNFRSPNGPIFLKICGESACNGIANDYLSVLAKKFGAAIVSPEHRYYGKSAPFKTHTTENLKYLSSKQALFDLAAFRQYYQESLNKKLNRSNVDNPWFVFGGSYAGALSAWFRLKFPHLTCGSLASSAVVLAVYDFTEFDQQIGVSAGPECKAALQEVTHLVEEGMKTNEIALKSSFGASELKIDGDFLYFLADAAVIAFQYGNPDKLCTPLVEAKKAGQDLVSAYASYVNDYYVGSFGATVKTYNQEYLKNTTGSEHNSDRLWWFQVCSEVAYFQVAPANDSIRSSKVDLRYHLDLCKNVFGDTVYPVVEETNLYYGGLRIAGTKIVFANGSQDPWRHASKQISSSDLPSYLITCQNCGHCVDFRGCPQSPLSIEGDSKGCSSPDAVNKVRQQITEHMDLWLSECQDGDASGRWSAI
- the LOC141622387 gene encoding fructose-bisphosphate aldolase 2, chloroplastic; translation: MAATSASLLKASPTKLDKSDWVKGQSLRQVSSLSVAKCLPSASSSLSVKASYADELVKTAKSIASPGRGILAMDESNATCGKRLDSIGLENTEANRQAYRTLLVSAPGLGQYISGAILFEETLYQSTTEGKKMVDVLIEQNIVPGIKVDKGLVPLAGSNNESWCQGLDGLASRSAAYYQQGARFAKWRTVVSIPNGPSALAVKEAAWGLARYAAISQDNGLVPIVEPEIMLDGEHGIDRTFEVAKQVWAEVFYYLAENNVMYEGILLKPSMVTPGAECKDKATPEQVASYTLNLLRQRIPPAVPGIMFLSGGQSEMEATLNLNAMNQAPNPWHVSFSYARALQNTCLKTWGGRAENVQAAQETLLARAKANSLAQLGKYTGEGESDEANEGMFVKGYTY